In Ooceraea biroi isolate clonal line C1 chromosome 13, Obir_v5.4, whole genome shotgun sequence, a genomic segment contains:
- the LOC105283937 gene encoding aquaporin AQPAe.a — translation MEQNGISIVSPPSVTENSNGKSKSIGITLRSNSIQSAKEKLKAPWLKKLMEVDTTVMDMLLMILAEVFGTAILIFVGCMACVGSMGMAPTLMHISLAFGIAVMIAIQCVGHISGAHINPSITVAAVILGNKSLPLAGLYIIAQCLGSLTGYGVLKAITPQYLLHGGNLTAADSFCMTDINQNLTPIHGIAAEMLATGILVFFACGIWDSRNKHDTDSVAIKFGLCVTVLCLAFVPYTGCSLNPARTFGPAVWNGYWTHHWIYWIGPIAGAIIAATIYRYLFSPKTNRRDTTRHAETLNGMET, via the exons ATGGAGCAAAACGGTATCTCGATAGTGTCTCCACCGAGTGTCACGGAAAATTCAAACGGAAAGTCCAAGAGCATCGGTATCACCCTCCGATCCAACAGTATACAGTCGGCGAAGGAAAAATTGAAGGCACCAT GGTTGAAAAAGCTGATGGAAGTGGACACCACGGTGATGGACATGCTCCTGATGATTTTAGCGGAAGTATTCGGAACGGCTATCCTTATATTTGTTGGATGCATGGCGTGCGTGGGCAGTATGGGGATGGCTCCAACGCTTATGCACATATCTCTTGCTTTTGGTATCGCCGTCATGATCGCTATACAA tgcGTTGGTCACATCAGCGGTGCACATATTAATCCATCTATCACAGTGGCTGCAGTGATCCTTGGCAACAAGTCCCTCCCATTGGCCGGACTTTACATCATTGCACAATGTTTAGGTAGCCTGACAGGTTACGGAGTGCTAAAG GCCATTACACCGCAATACCTCCTGCATGGCGGTAATCTAACGGCGGCCGACTCCTTTTGCATGACGGATATCAATCAAAACCTGACGCCCATTCACGGAATCGCCGCCGAGATGCTCGCCACGGGAATACTCGTGTTCTTTGCTTGTGGAATCTGGGATTCACGGAACAAGCACGATACCGACTCGGTGGCGATCAAGTTCGGTCTGTGCGTCACCGTGCTGTGTCTTGCCTTTGTCCCTTACACCGGCTGCAGCCTAAATCCTGCCAGAACATTCGGACCGGCAGTCTGGAACGGATACTGGACGCATCATTGGATATACTGGATAGGACCAATTGCAGGCGCGATAATCGCGGCCACGATCTATCGGTATCTGTTCTCACCTAAGACGAATCGGAGGGACACCACGCGTCACGCAGAAACCCTGAATGGCATGGAGACATAG
- the LOC105283938 gene encoding aquaporin AQPcic isoform X2: MPANGYRAGLKRWVQGGGTVKNTLITGLAELIGTSMLVFVGCMGCVGTLGVVPPHLQITLTFGLAIMVVIQCIGHISHAHVNPAVTVGAVILGKKTILEALVYIISQIIGGALGYGMLKVVTPKDHLTTSTVEQSDMFCVTDLHSEVSAIQGLVLEGIATAILMLVVCSVWDVRNEKNSDSVSIKFGLTVAVLATAFGPYTGCSMNPARSFAPALWNNQWAHHWIYWFGPIGGALIASFVYKTVFGVPEKVEEEPIPEAVALNSVETHKTES, from the exons ATGCCGGCGAACGGTTATCGTGCAG gACTCAAGAGATGGGTGCAGGGAGGAGGCACCGTGAAGAACACGCTTATCACCGGACTAGCCGAATTGATTGGCACATCCATGCTGGTGTTTGTGGGATGCATGGGTTGTGTAGGCACTCTTGGTGTTGTGCCACCTCATTTACAAATAACGCTCACCTTCGGCTTGGCGATTATGGTTGTGATTCAG TGCATCGGTCACATCAGTCATGCTCACGTTAATCCAGCAGTCACTGTGGGAGCCGTCATTCTCGGAAAGAAGACGATTCTCGAGGCTTTAGTGTACATCATATCGCAAATAATAGGCGGAGCTTTGGGTTACGGCATGCTCAAG GTTGTGACGCCGAAGGATCACCTGACAACCAGCACGGTCGAGCAATCTGACATGTTCTGCGTGACCGATCTGCACAGCGAAGTGTCCGCGATTCAGGGTCTGGTCCTCGAGGGTATCGCGACCGCCATTCTCATGCTGGTAGTATGCTCGGTTTGGGACGTCAGAAACGAAAAGAACTCGGACTCGGTGTCGATCAAATTCGGCCTCACAGTGGCCGTGCTCGCCACCGCGTTTGGACCCTACACTGGTTGCAGCATGAACCCGGCAAGGTCATTCGCACCGGCATTGTGGAACAACCAGTGGGCGCATCATTGGATCTACTGGTTCGGCCCGATCGGTGGTGCCCTGATCGCCTCCTTCGTGTACAAAACCGTTTTCGGTGTGCCGGAGAAGGTCGAGGAAGAGCCAATACCTGAAGCGGTTGCGCTCAACAGCGTGGAGACCCACAAGACGGAG TCCTAA
- the LOC105283938 gene encoding aquaporin AQPcic isoform X1 — translation MPANGYRAGLKRWVQGGGTVKNTLITGLAELIGTSMLVFVGCMGCVGTLGVVPPHLQITLTFGLAIMVVIQCIGHISHAHVNPAVTVGAVILGKKTILEALVYIISQIIGGALGYGMLKVVTPKDHLTTSTVEQSDMFCVTDLHSEVSAIQGLVLEGIATAILMLVVCSVWDVRNEKNSDSVSIKFGLTVAVLATAFGPYTGCSMNPARSFAPALWNNQWAHHWIYWFGPIGGALIASFVYKTVFGVPEKVEEEPIPEAVALNSVETHKTEQS, via the exons ATGCCGGCGAACGGTTATCGTGCAG gACTCAAGAGATGGGTGCAGGGAGGAGGCACCGTGAAGAACACGCTTATCACCGGACTAGCCGAATTGATTGGCACATCCATGCTGGTGTTTGTGGGATGCATGGGTTGTGTAGGCACTCTTGGTGTTGTGCCACCTCATTTACAAATAACGCTCACCTTCGGCTTGGCGATTATGGTTGTGATTCAG TGCATCGGTCACATCAGTCATGCTCACGTTAATCCAGCAGTCACTGTGGGAGCCGTCATTCTCGGAAAGAAGACGATTCTCGAGGCTTTAGTGTACATCATATCGCAAATAATAGGCGGAGCTTTGGGTTACGGCATGCTCAAG GTTGTGACGCCGAAGGATCACCTGACAACCAGCACGGTCGAGCAATCTGACATGTTCTGCGTGACCGATCTGCACAGCGAAGTGTCCGCGATTCAGGGTCTGGTCCTCGAGGGTATCGCGACCGCCATTCTCATGCTGGTAGTATGCTCGGTTTGGGACGTCAGAAACGAAAAGAACTCGGACTCGGTGTCGATCAAATTCGGCCTCACAGTGGCCGTGCTCGCCACCGCGTTTGGACCCTACACTGGTTGCAGCATGAACCCGGCAAGGTCATTCGCACCGGCATTGTGGAACAACCAGTGGGCGCATCATTGGATCTACTGGTTCGGCCCGATCGGTGGTGCCCTGATCGCCTCCTTCGTGTACAAAACCGTTTTCGGTGTGCCGGAGAAGGTCGAGGAAGAGCCAATACCTGAAGCGGTTGCGCTCAACAGCGTGGAGACCCACAAGACGGAG cAGTCCTAA